The DNA region TGCCACTGGCGAGACCTACAAAGAGGTGTCCATGGAGGTGCTGAAAGATTATGCGGGCGATTATATCTTCTTTGATGAGTCAGGCGATGCCGAGATGGATAAGAGCAATAAGGTTTGGACATCGATAGAAGCTGTAAACCAGGGGCGGGTGTTTTATCTTGATGCCAAACGCTTCTGGCCGTATGATCCGATTGCCGTCTTGGCCCAGGCCGAGGAAGTGACGGATATGATCGTCAGCCAGAAAGAGAAGGAGAACGCGAAATAATCGTACGTTCATTCATTCAGTCAGCTGAAATCGATCGGGGGGCAAGCTTTTTTCAAACCATAATAACGGGATTATTACTCTGCCAGGTCATGTCTTTCAACTTCAACCGCAACTGCTTGCAGCGGGCTGCTAAGTAAAATGTGGGGGGCTGTGACGGTTATTCGCTCGCCAATTTCTAAATCTTCGTATAAATTAGCATCGGTGATAGGATAGTAGATCACATCATTCGGGTCATCATTATTTAAATAGTCTGATAACGAATGGTTGACTGTATCGTTCCTTGAGATATTATGAACCACCGCGATCACAGGAGTGTTATCTTTCATTTGTTTATCAAAAATAAAATCACCGGTTTCAATCTCGTCCTGATTGCAACCGACAATAGCACTACTAAGAAGCAAAGAAGTTATAGCTGAATATATGGTTCTCCCCATAATCCGTCTCCTATTGTAATGATTGTCTGCGCTTACCGCGCATGCAGCATGCCTTCTTAAATCCTACCATATTTAGTCGATTCTGTAAGCTATAGTTTATCGTGATTTACTCAGTAATTTCCGCAGCCCTTATGAGATAGGTACAGGATCCATATGAAGAGCCGAAAAGCTTAAGAGCCTCCATTTAGGAGGCTCTCTGTTTGCTTATGGATATTTAGGATGCTAGGGCCTGCTCCGTCTGAGCAGCTTTTATCTTTATAGGGAACTTATAGGCATGTGGAACGGGCCCGTCATTATCATATTTAACGTGCATCCGAGGCGGCAGGCTCATCCGCAGCTTTCAGTTTATCGTTCAGAATGCTATCCTCCAGAACGCTGAACTTATCCCCGTATACCTTCGTAATATGCTTTTCTCCCCACGCGCAGAGCATATCGAGAATAACGGTCAGGCTCTTGCCGTATTCACTCAGCTCGTACTCCACCTTGGGCGGGACTTGATTATGAATAATGCGATTGATCACGCCATCGTCCTCCAGCTCCCGCAGCTGCTGTGTCAGCATTTTTTGCGTAATATTCGGCATAAGGCGCTTCAGCTCGCTGGTTCGTTTTCGGCCATGGGTCAGGTGGCAAAGGATTA from Paenibacillus ihbetae includes:
- a CDS encoding DUF3221 domain-containing protein, coding for MGRTIYSAITSLLLSSAIVGCNQDEIETGDFIFDKQMKDNTPVIAVVHNISRNDTVNHSLSDYLNNDDPNDVIYYPITDANLYEDLEIGERITVTAPHILLSSPLQAVAVEVERHDLAE
- a CDS encoding winged helix-turn-helix transcriptional regulator → MQAKKYNIAVEATLEVIGGKWKCVILCHLTHGRKRTSELKRLMPNITQKMLTQQLRELEDDGVINRIIHNQVPPKVEYELSEYGKSLTVILDMLCAWGEKHITKVYGDKFSVLEDSILNDKLKAADEPAASDAR